In Hemicordylus capensis ecotype Gifberg chromosome 3, rHemCap1.1.pri, whole genome shotgun sequence, one DNA window encodes the following:
- the LOC128348948 gene encoding prosaposin-like — MEGFWKCWVLLIALYLASYQAAASPLSWQKECQEGPESWCQDFPTAVKCGALDYCQQMMGLNTQVKTFKCAMCKLMVVMMAKVMQDNSTDEIISKFLEKGCDYLPFQDWLVKCKKMVDTGVIILTQLGKQVQDRPEIVCGAFRLCSSRRASEGALKFQKSDGVPELDFPEMMSPFIANVPFLLYPQEDPYLELREAENPCGDCAALVVEMQEAVKRSPILMQSLVIYVKQHCDLLGSNLAAECKKYAFEYSHVFVQLLTYLLDREPKHICSKVRLCDSVKSEPLYSLEPAANRLHDLDTAKSVEKTSSEEKSHFVCDICKKMVATAENLVESNATEEKAIHELIKICYMLPHDIISPCKDFIHTYGKAVVVMILDATSPESVCILLKFCPRNISLSTESIPLDQLSKHAKKSHDGQFCHVCTILVKYIDDELEKNETQAAIGTALTKGCKLLPEALEYTCDQLMVEYEPAAVRLLVQIMEPSFVCTKIGVCPESHLIGMEACVRGPSYWCTNMETATQCQAAEYCKRHIWN, encoded by the exons CTGCTGCAAGTCCTCTGTCCTGGCAGAAAGAGTGCCAGGAGGGCCCAGAATCATGGTGTCAGGATTTCCCAACTGCAGTGAAGTGTGGGGCCTTGGATTACTGTCAGCAAATGATGGGTCTTAACACCCAAGTG AAGACCTTCAAATGTGCTATGTGTAAACTAATGGTGGTAATGATGGCAAAGGTCATGCAAGACAATTCCACAGAT GAAATAATCAGTAAATTTTTGGAGAAGGGATGCGATTATCTTCCTTTTCAGGACTGGTTAGTCAAATGCAAGAAGATGGTGGACACTGGAGTTATAATTCTAACACAGCTTGGAAAGCAAGTGCAG gATAGGCCTGAAATAGTATGTGGTGCCTTTAGGTTGTGCAGCTCTCGAAGAGCCTCCGAAGGAGCTCTGAAGTTCCAGAAGTCTGATGGAGTGCCTGAACTGGACTTCCCTGAAATGATGTCTCCTTTCATAGCTAATGTGCCTTTCCTCCTGTACCCTCAAGAAGATCCCTATCTTGAGCTTCGG GAGGCAGAAAACCCCTGTGGAGACTGTGCGGCACTAGTTGTTGAAATGCAGGAAGCCGTGAAGCGCAGCCCCATCCTTATGCAGTCTCTAGTGATTTATGTCAAACAGCACTGTGATCTATTGGGCTCCAACTTAGCAGCTGAG TGCAAGAAGTATGCCTTTGAATATTCCCATGTATTTGTGCAGTTGCTGACATACTTGTTG GATAGA GAACCAAAGCATATTTGTAGCAAAGTTAGATTATGTGACTCTGTAAAATCTGAGCCGCTATATTCTTTGGAACCAGCAGCTAACCGCCTTCATGACTTGGATACAGCAAAGTCCGTAGAG AAAACATCAAGTGAAGAAAAGTCCCACTTTGTGTGTGACATATGCAAAAAAATGGTTGCGACAGCAGAGAACCTGGTGGAGAGCAATGCAACAGAA GAGAAAGCAATCCATGAACTGATAAAAATCTGCTATATGCTGCCCCATGACATCATTTCCCCCTGCAAGGACTTCATTCACACCTATGGGAAGGCTGTTGTTGTCATGATTCTGGATGCAACTAGCCCTGAGTCCGTGTGTATTCTGTTGAAATTCTGCCCTAGAAACATCTCTTTAAGCACTG aGAGTATACCATTGGACCAGCTATCAAAACACGCTAAGAAATCCCATGATGGTCAATTCTGCCATGTCTGTACAATTCTAGTTAAATATATCGATGATGAGTTGGAAAAGAATGAAACACAGGCAGCGATTGGAACTGCACTTACCAAGGGTTGCAAATTATTGCCAGAAGCTTTGGAGTATACA TGTGATCAACTTATGGTGGAATATGAACCAGCTGCTGTACGCCTCCTGGTACAGATCATGGAGCCGTCGTTTGTGTGCACC AAAATAGGAGTCTGTCCTGAATCCCACCTTATTGGCATGGAAGCCTGTGTCCGAGGCCCTAGCTATTGGTGCACAAATATGGAGACTGCAACTCAGTGCCAG GCCGCTGAATACTGCAAACGTCATATATGGAACTAG